From a single Paenibacillus sp. FSL W8-0426 genomic region:
- a CDS encoding Gfo/Idh/MocA family oxidoreductase, protein MPKDGMFYAPKSIKREAVCGPGEFTIGAVALDHGHIYGMVQGLVEAGATLKWVYDPDPAKVEAFRQKFPQAQAASSETQVLTDDDVKLVAGAAITSERAPLGMRVLAAGKDYFTDKAPFTTLEQLSLAREEVKRTGKKYMVYYSERLHVESAIYAGQLIDDGAIGRVVQVMGTGPHRLNAASRPDWFFRHAQYGGILCDIGSHQFEQFLTFASCTDAEVNYSRVHNFHHPQFPELEDFGEASLTGNNGASGYFRVDWFTPDGLGTWGDGRTVILGTDGYIELRKYTDIAREAQGDQVYLVNHEGEYRFGVKGKVGYPFFGALIRDCMERTETAMTQEHAFKAAEICLIAQQKAMVDRAVESHGSK, encoded by the coding sequence ATGCCGAAAGACGGAATGTTCTATGCTCCCAAAAGTATCAAAAGAGAGGCTGTTTGCGGTCCGGGGGAATTTACGATCGGTGCGGTGGCGTTGGACCACGGACATATCTACGGTATGGTCCAAGGATTGGTCGAGGCCGGTGCCACGCTGAAATGGGTCTACGATCCAGACCCGGCCAAAGTGGAAGCGTTCCGCCAGAAATTTCCCCAAGCTCAAGCCGCATCGTCCGAAACGCAGGTACTGACGGATGATGACGTGAAGCTGGTAGCCGGGGCAGCGATTACCTCCGAACGGGCCCCGCTGGGCATGAGAGTGCTTGCGGCAGGCAAGGATTACTTTACGGATAAAGCGCCGTTTACGACGCTGGAACAGTTATCCCTCGCCCGTGAGGAAGTGAAGCGCACCGGAAAAAAATACATGGTATATTACAGCGAACGCCTGCATGTGGAAAGTGCGATTTATGCCGGCCAACTGATCGACGACGGCGCGATCGGCCGGGTCGTGCAAGTCATGGGTACCGGACCGCATCGATTAAATGCGGCTTCGAGACCGGATTGGTTTTTCCGGCATGCGCAGTATGGGGGCATCCTTTGCGATATCGGGAGCCATCAGTTCGAGCAGTTTCTGACGTTTGCGTCCTGTACGGATGCTGAAGTCAATTACAGCCGGGTGCATAATTTCCACCATCCGCAGTTCCCCGAACTGGAGGATTTCGGCGAAGCGTCGCTGACTGGCAATAACGGGGCCTCCGGTTATTTTCGGGTGGACTGGTTTACGCCGGATGGACTCGGCACCTGGGGCGACGGCCGGACCGTCATCCTGGGCACCGACGGTTACATCGAGCTGCGCAAATATACCGACATTGCCAGAGAGGCGCAAGGCGATCAGGTATATCTGGTGAACCACGAAGGCGAATACCGATTCGGCGTCAAAGGCAAAGTGGGTTACCCGTTCTTCGGCGCGCTCATCCGTGACTGCATGGAACGTACGGAAACGGCAATGACCCAGGAGCATGCCTTCAAGGCGGCAGAGATTTGCCTGATCGCGCAGCAGAAGGCGATGGTAGACCGAGCGGTGGAAAGTCATGGTTCGAAGTGA